Proteins from one Nitrospira sp. genomic window:
- a CDS encoding DUF3501 family protein, with product MNALISSDIIPYADYERQREGFRARIIELKRRRRISVGPLITLVFENRETLLFQIQEMIRVEQIFDPAKVQEELDVYNALLPGTGELSATLLIEITDDARMKEWLDAFMGLDHGRKVAITIGGERLYAEFEGGHSHETKISAVHFVRFLVPPSVKDLLADLRVPVTLSVHHGVYRADTPVPGSMREEWLRDLEG from the coding sequence ATGAATGCGTTGATCTCCAGCGATATTATTCCGTATGCCGACTACGAGCGGCAACGCGAAGGGTTTCGTGCCCGTATTATTGAGTTGAAGCGGCGGCGGCGGATCTCGGTCGGGCCGCTGATCACGCTGGTGTTTGAAAATCGAGAGACGCTCCTGTTTCAGATCCAGGAAATGATTCGCGTCGAGCAGATCTTTGATCCGGCCAAAGTCCAGGAAGAGCTGGATGTGTACAATGCCTTGCTTCCGGGAACGGGCGAGTTGAGCGCGACACTGTTGATCGAGATCACCGACGACGCCAGAATGAAAGAATGGCTCGATGCCTTCATGGGGTTGGATCATGGGCGGAAGGTGGCGATTACCATCGGCGGGGAGCGTCTCTACGCCGAGTTCGAAGGCGGCCATAGCCACGAGACGAAAATCAGCGCCGTGCATTTCGTGCGCTTCCTGGTGCCGCCCTCGGTCAAAGACTTGCTGGCGGATTTGCGTGTGCCGGTGACGCTCTCCGTGCACCACGGCGTGTATCGGGCGGACACGCCGGTTCCCGGCAGCATGCGTGAAGAGTGGCTCAGGGATCTGGAGGGGTAA
- a CDS encoding thioredoxin family protein, whose product MAGTVEDVRDENYKEFTDSPGAVVAYGLATCEPCKTYDPILEETAAKFPGIKVGKAKMHVPGRCREIKKTHTFETYPTTHFFSNGKLLLTREGVVEPAELAALISDHLTK is encoded by the coding sequence ATGGCAGGAACCGTCGAAGACGTCCGAGATGAGAACTACAAAGAGTTCACCGACAGTCCCGGTGCCGTCGTCGCCTATGGACTCGCCACCTGCGAACCCTGCAAGACCTATGACCCTATTCTCGAAGAAACCGCGGCAAAGTTTCCTGGCATCAAGGTCGGCAAGGCCAAGATGCATGTCCCTGGCCGCTGCCGGGAGATTAAAAAGACCCACACGTTTGAAACGTACCCCACGACGCACTTCTTCTCGAACGGCAAGCTCCTCCTGACCCGCGAAGGCGTGGTCGAGCCGGCTGAACTCGCGGCACTCATTTCAGATCACCTTACCAAGTAG
- a CDS encoding heterodisulfide reductase-related iron-sulfur binding cluster, protein MKGLSLIQPVDSAQLAKDTLRIYEICDGCRRCFNLCPSFNTLLDGIDRHDGHVEKAMSAEHQRVVDECYYCKLCYNHCPYTPPHQYALDFPKLMVLWKQRYAAERGVRWRDWLLIQTDLIGRFSTISARLSNWALSLGGVRRLMEMTVGVHRDRKIMHFSTETFSRWFQRRPIPAPLPGPQKKVALFASCLVNYQASDVGKATVQVLEKNGVQVVVPEQQCCGMPSFDIGDTAAMQKAAQANLRSLLPWVEQGYDVVVPVPSCSLMLKREYPELLGGEEPKKVSARTFDVCEYLMKLKREGALAMDFVSNPGRVAYQIPCHLRDQNIGFKSKELMECAGAQVEVIEKCSGHDGSWSAKTEFFPLSMTIAKKAVRAIEQAPADLVASDCPLAGLQLDQAGATGHVGGNATKHPIQIVRDAYGLPS, encoded by the coding sequence GTGAAAGGCCTAAGTCTGATCCAGCCGGTCGATTCCGCTCAGCTTGCGAAAGATACGCTGCGCATCTATGAGATTTGCGACGGCTGCCGCCGCTGCTTCAATCTGTGCCCGTCCTTTAATACTCTCCTCGACGGGATTGACCGGCATGACGGCCATGTTGAGAAGGCGATGTCGGCCGAGCATCAGCGGGTGGTGGATGAGTGTTACTACTGCAAGCTTTGTTATAACCATTGTCCCTACACGCCGCCGCATCAGTACGCGTTGGATTTCCCGAAGCTCATGGTGCTGTGGAAGCAACGGTATGCCGCCGAACGGGGCGTGCGCTGGCGGGATTGGCTGCTGATCCAGACCGATCTCATCGGACGGTTCTCGACGATCTCAGCCCGGCTCTCCAATTGGGCATTGAGCCTTGGGGGCGTGCGCCGGCTCATGGAAATGACGGTAGGAGTTCATCGCGACCGAAAGATCATGCATTTCTCCACGGAGACGTTTTCACGCTGGTTTCAGCGCCGTCCGATACCCGCGCCCCTGCCGGGGCCGCAAAAGAAAGTGGCGCTGTTTGCCAGTTGTTTGGTGAACTATCAGGCGTCCGATGTCGGGAAGGCCACGGTGCAGGTCTTGGAAAAGAACGGCGTTCAGGTGGTGGTGCCGGAGCAACAATGTTGCGGGATGCCCTCGTTCGATATCGGGGACACCGCCGCGATGCAGAAAGCGGCTCAAGCGAATCTCCGATCGCTGTTACCCTGGGTCGAACAGGGATACGATGTCGTGGTGCCCGTGCCGAGTTGCAGCTTGATGTTGAAGCGCGAGTATCCAGAGCTGCTCGGCGGTGAAGAGCCGAAGAAGGTTAGCGCGCGGACGTTCGATGTCTGCGAGTACCTCATGAAACTCAAGCGGGAAGGCGCGCTTGCCATGGATTTCGTCAGCAACCCAGGCCGGGTGGCCTATCAGATTCCTTGCCATCTCCGCGATCAGAATATTGGCTTTAAATCAAAGGAGCTGATGGAATGTGCCGGGGCGCAGGTTGAGGTGATTGAGAAATGCTCCGGCCACGACGGATCCTGGTCGGCGAAAACGGAATTCTTCCCGCTTTCAATGACCATTGCCAAGAAGGCGGTGCGCGCAATCGAGCAGGCTCCGGCCGACCTTGTGGCGTCGGACTGTCCGTTAGCCGGGCTGCAATTGGATCAAGCCGGAGCGACGGGGCATGTGGGCGGGAACGCGACCAAGCACCCGATACAGATCGTGCGCGATGCCTACGGGCTGCCGTCATGA
- a CDS encoding 6-carboxytetrahydropterin synthase: MPSVLLTKRIEFAAAHRYIKPEWDEAKNRAVFGPCYNAPAHGHNYMLEVTVSGEVDPKTGMVINLFDLKQVLLAVIEEFDHMNFNLDLPYFRDRIPTSENIARVLWTKLAAQSDIGTLDTIRLYEDEDLYAEITASGGLDVASVTRRYSFTALLDGLQGHMWDCFVSVHGAIDPVTGMVTDIGALDRLVQERVVRVCDRQDLREILKSSAISGAHLAEYIWHALVTRLSPAALKNIRVVQSRDLSFDYNG; encoded by the coding sequence ATGCCATCTGTCTTATTGACCAAACGAATCGAATTCGCCGCCGCTCACCGCTATATCAAGCCCGAGTGGGATGAGGCGAAGAACCGCGCCGTCTTCGGCCCCTGCTATAACGCGCCTGCGCACGGGCACAATTACATGCTGGAAGTCACCGTCTCCGGCGAGGTGGATCCCAAGACCGGCATGGTCATCAACTTGTTCGACCTGAAGCAGGTGCTGCTCGCGGTGATCGAAGAATTCGATCACATGAACTTCAACCTGGACCTGCCCTATTTTCGCGACCGAATTCCGACGTCGGAGAACATCGCGCGGGTCCTCTGGACCAAGCTGGCTGCGCAGTCGGATATCGGCACGTTGGATACTATTCGTCTCTACGAAGACGAGGATCTCTATGCGGAAATCACGGCGTCCGGCGGGCTTGATGTGGCCAGCGTCACCCGCCGGTATTCCTTTACGGCGTTGCTCGATGGCCTCCAGGGGCATATGTGGGATTGCTTCGTGTCGGTGCATGGGGCCATCGATCCGGTCACCGGTATGGTGACTGACATTGGGGCGCTGGACCGTCTGGTGCAGGAGCGGGTTGTTCGAGTATGTGATCGGCAGGATCTTAGAGAAATTCTCAAATCCTCTGCCATCAGCGGTGCGCACCTGGCCGAGTACATCTGGCACGCACTCGTGACCCGTCTCTCACCCGCGGCATTAAAGAATATTCGCGTCGTGCAGTCGCGCGATCTTTCCTTCGACTACAACGGGTAG
- a CDS encoding nuclear transport factor 2 family protein, with protein MGFQPLWIILLAGSLGWSLSAWAGQDEEAVQRVVTQAVAGTATFSESRDKQSVLMLYTDDYVGSQDGQPETKAAIEQWLSDYESELKQGNRLRFIGAVSNLRTGRDGSTAWAIYDYVFQAIRDGEIEGQDAGTCTSLLRKENLVWRIFHDHCSKSKPTR; from the coding sequence ATGGGATTCCAGCCGCTGTGGATCATTCTTCTTGCCGGGTCGCTCGGGTGGAGTCTGTCCGCATGGGCCGGGCAGGATGAAGAGGCTGTTCAGCGCGTGGTCACGCAGGCCGTCGCCGGCACCGCGACCTTTTCAGAGTCGCGAGACAAGCAGTCGGTGTTGATGCTGTACACGGACGATTATGTGGGGAGTCAGGATGGTCAGCCGGAAACCAAGGCGGCGATCGAACAATGGTTGAGCGACTATGAGTCGGAGTTGAAGCAGGGCAATCGATTGCGGTTCATCGGAGCGGTGTCGAATCTCAGGACCGGTCGTGACGGGTCGACAGCCTGGGCGATCTACGACTATGTGTTTCAAGCCATCAGAGATGGTGAGATCGAGGGGCAAGACGCCGGCACCTGTACCAGCCTCTTGCGTAAAGAGAATTTAGTCTGGCGTATTTTCCACGATCACTGTTCGAAGTCGAAACCCACAAGATAA
- a CDS encoding peroxiredoxin encodes MSDVAAEIKVGDTAPDFNLKDQDQKDVKLSDYRGKKNVVLAFYPLDWSPVCQGENKCLTDDFPKFQNANAELFGISCDSFFSHKAWADSMDLKHRLLSDVHRTTCKAYGLYFEPLNCSKRATVIVDKNGKVAYAKVQEIKVAREDKDILEALAKLS; translated from the coding sequence ATGAGTGATGTAGCCGCAGAAATTAAGGTCGGCGATACCGCCCCGGATTTTAACCTGAAGGACCAGGATCAGAAGGACGTGAAGCTGAGCGACTATCGCGGCAAGAAAAACGTCGTGCTGGCCTTCTACCCGCTGGACTGGAGCCCGGTTTGCCAGGGGGAGAACAAGTGCTTGACCGATGACTTCCCCAAGTTCCAGAACGCGAACGCCGAACTCTTCGGCATCAGCTGCGACAGCTTCTTCTCGCACAAGGCCTGGGCGGATTCCATGGACCTCAAGCACCGCCTGCTGTCCGACGTGCACCGGACTACGTGCAAGGCCTACGGCCTCTATTTCGAGCCGTTGAACTGCTCCAAGCGCGCCACCGTCATTGTCGACAAGAACGGCAAGGTGGCCTACGCAAAAGTGCAGGAAATCAAGGTTGCCCGCGAGGACAAGGATATCCTCGAAGCACTGGCGAAGCTCAGCTAG
- a CDS encoding ATP-binding protein: protein MASPSHGSGFPQYDAQVLLNSQPVIVTVIDPSTHQIQFQNQTGLKKFGDVAGKACYDKIAGCRTPCDFCRMPEAMASDTVVSSEVPLPGNQFLLVHWAKAPTTDGRTHIIETITDITEYKRTAQALQQSQKMEAIGRLAGGIAHDFNNLMMVVIGHAHRLLQQLAAHPAKREIELISQAGLRAAALTKKLLTFSRRQVFEPKELDINASVREMEDLLQRIIGEHIQMVVVLHPEAGHAMMDPVQLQQILMNLAVNARDAMPGGGLLNIETDCIDLDEHFVRLHPGARVGSFVKILVQDAGCGMDQETLSHIFEPFFTTKGPDKGTGLGLATVYGILKQSQGYIDVTSQPGQGTRFTVYLPRVEQSGASLAATRSAMAPVTTRETILLVEDDDSIRTLMATVLQDQGYHVLVAGDGIQALQQLQLHKGLCHLLVTDVIMPRMKSTVLVEGVKAMQPEARILYMSGYAGETLETSGIHEDTPFLQKPFLPTTLIEKVQEILNAE, encoded by the coding sequence ATGGCCTCTCCCTCTCACGGCTCCGGATTTCCGCAGTATGATGCGCAGGTCCTGCTCAATTCGCAGCCCGTCATCGTGACGGTCATCGACCCGTCGACACATCAGATCCAATTCCAGAACCAGACCGGGCTCAAGAAATTCGGCGATGTTGCAGGGAAAGCCTGCTACGACAAGATCGCCGGGTGCCGGACCCCCTGCGACTTTTGCCGGATGCCCGAAGCGATGGCAAGTGACACGGTCGTTTCCAGCGAGGTCCCCCTGCCCGGCAATCAATTCCTGCTTGTCCATTGGGCGAAGGCACCGACTACCGACGGCCGCACCCACATCATTGAAACGATCACGGATATCACCGAATACAAACGCACCGCACAGGCGCTCCAGCAGTCGCAAAAAATGGAGGCCATCGGTCGGCTCGCCGGCGGTATCGCCCACGACTTCAATAATCTGATGATGGTGGTCATCGGTCATGCCCACCGGCTGCTGCAGCAATTGGCCGCGCATCCGGCGAAACGAGAAATCGAGTTGATCAGCCAGGCCGGCCTGCGCGCTGCCGCCCTCACCAAAAAGCTTCTGACGTTCAGCCGGCGCCAGGTGTTCGAGCCCAAGGAACTGGACATCAATGCTTCCGTCAGAGAGATGGAAGATCTGCTGCAGCGGATCATCGGTGAGCATATCCAGATGGTCGTCGTGCTCCATCCTGAAGCCGGACATGCCATGATGGATCCGGTCCAGCTCCAACAAATCCTTATGAATCTGGCCGTGAACGCCCGCGATGCGATGCCGGGCGGAGGGTTACTGAATATCGAGACTGATTGCATTGACCTCGATGAACACTTCGTTCGCCTTCATCCCGGCGCAAGAGTAGGCTCCTTCGTCAAAATTCTCGTCCAAGACGCCGGATGCGGAATGGACCAGGAGACGCTGTCTCATATTTTCGAGCCCTTCTTCACAACCAAAGGACCTGACAAAGGAACCGGCCTTGGACTGGCGACCGTCTACGGCATTCTCAAACAAAGCCAGGGCTACATCGATGTCACCAGCCAGCCTGGACAGGGCACCCGATTTACCGTGTATTTGCCTCGGGTCGAACAATCTGGCGCTTCACTCGCAGCGACCCGATCCGCCATGGCGCCGGTAACGACACGGGAAACCATTCTCCTCGTCGAAGACGATGACAGCATTCGCACGCTGATGGCCACCGTTCTTCAAGACCAGGGATACCACGTGCTGGTCGCCGGCGACGGCATCCAAGCCCTGCAGCAACTCCAACTCCACAAAGGTCTTTGTCATCTACTGGTAACGGATGTGATCATGCCTCGCATGAAGAGTACGGTGCTGGTAGAAGGCGTAAAAGCGATGCAACCGGAGGCGCGGATCCTCTATATGTCAGGCTATGCGGGAGAGACGCTGGAGACCAGCGGAATACACGAAGACACGCCCTTTCTCCAGAAACCGTTCCTCCCGACGACGCTGATCGAGAAGGTGCAGGAGATCCTAAACGCAGAGTAG